One Streptomyces hundungensis DNA segment encodes these proteins:
- a CDS encoding SIMPL domain-containing protein — protein MTDTQPYGTPDQPRLAVHGEAHLDVDPEIAGLTITIATRGPDHRTTLDDLTRRNTHTLDLIKSYGDTIEKLETSAFTLTPELTRHGRGERIRTYHGTVHITTELTDFTTLGELTTRLADLELTRVDGPWWSLRHDSPAHSEVRRRAVHQAVTRAREYADALGATLTALVELSDPGADHQPTPGYGHPGGGMAFRSMAPGTPEPAPTLDLEPQRQTVHARVNARFIMTPPRL, from the coding sequence ATGACCGACACCCAGCCCTACGGAACCCCCGACCAACCACGCCTCGCCGTCCACGGCGAAGCCCACCTCGACGTCGACCCCGAAATCGCCGGCCTCACCATCACCATCGCCACCCGAGGCCCCGACCACCGCACCACCCTCGACGACCTCACCCGCCGCAACACCCACACCCTCGACCTCATCAAAAGCTACGGCGACACCATCGAAAAACTCGAAACCAGCGCCTTCACCCTCACCCCCGAACTCACCCGCCACGGCCGCGGCGAACGCATCCGCACCTACCACGGCACCGTCCACATCACCACCGAACTCACCGACTTCACCACCCTCGGCGAACTCACCACCCGCCTCGCCGACCTCGAACTCACCCGCGTCGACGGCCCCTGGTGGTCCCTGCGCCACGACTCACCCGCCCACAGCGAAGTACGCCGCCGCGCCGTCCACCAAGCCGTCACCCGCGCCCGCGAATACGCCGACGCCCTCGGCGCCACCCTCACCGCCCTCGTCGAACTCTCCGACCCCGGCGCCGACCACCAACCCACCCCCGGCTACGGCCACCCCGGCGGCGGCATGGCCTTCCGCTCCATGGCCCCCGGCACCCCCGAACCCGCCCCCACCCTCGACCTCGAACCCCAACGCCAAACCGTCCACGCCCGCGTCAACGCCCGCTTCATCATGACCCCACCACGCCTCTGA